In the Geitlerinema sp. PCC 9228 genome, one interval contains:
- a CDS encoding AAA family ATPase translates to MQEELSTLVKAQYPLIYLVTSEEERAERAIATIAQQEKPQRSVYLWTVTHGIVEYGDRPRQSVQHNTVSPEAAIEWVVRQKDPGLYIFKDLHPFIDSPPVTRYLRDAIASFKGTHKTIVLMSPIQQIPTELEKEVAVIDFPLPNMSELNEVLSQQLEKSRNRRISTDTREKLLKSALGLTKDEAEKVYRKAHVTKGQLTESEVDIVLSEKKQLIRRNGILDYLEEDDTIDSIGGVEELKKWLRQRADAFTERAREYGLPQPKGMLILGVPGCGKTLVAKTTSRLWGLPLLRLDMGRVYDGSTVGKSEANLRNALKTAESLSPAILFIDELDKAFSGSGGSADSDGGTSGRIFGSFLTWMQEKTSPVFVMATANRVERLPGEFLRKGRFDEIFFVDLPTTEERQAIFKIHLSKRRRDISRFDLEQLAKVSEGFSGAEIEQAIVAAMYEAFAQEREFTQLDIIAAIKATLPLSKTMTEQVTALRDWARQRARPAASSVAEYQRLEF, encoded by the coding sequence ATGCAAGAAGAGCTAAGTACCCTGGTCAAAGCTCAATATCCCTTAATTTATTTGGTGACTTCTGAAGAGGAGCGTGCCGAGAGGGCGATTGCGACAATTGCTCAACAAGAGAAACCCCAGCGAAGCGTATATTTGTGGACAGTGACACACGGGATCGTAGAGTATGGCGATCGCCCGCGTCAGTCAGTCCAACACAATACAGTTTCGCCGGAGGCAGCCATAGAGTGGGTTGTGCGACAAAAAGATCCTGGTTTGTACATCTTCAAAGATCTCCATCCTTTCATTGACTCGCCCCCGGTAACGCGCTATCTGCGGGATGCGATCGCCAGCTTCAAAGGCACCCACAAAACCATCGTTTTGATGTCGCCAATACAGCAAATTCCGACCGAACTAGAGAAGGAAGTAGCTGTCATTGACTTTCCCCTGCCGAACATGTCAGAACTCAACGAAGTTCTGTCCCAGCAGCTGGAAAAAAGTCGAAACCGACGCATATCTACCGATACGAGGGAAAAACTTCTGAAATCTGCCCTTGGTTTGACCAAAGACGAAGCGGAAAAAGTTTATCGCAAAGCTCACGTCACCAAGGGGCAGCTCACCGAGTCAGAAGTAGACATCGTCCTATCGGAGAAGAAACAGCTAATTCGGCGAAACGGGATTCTGGACTATCTAGAAGAAGATGACACCATTGATTCCATTGGTGGTGTAGAAGAGCTGAAAAAGTGGTTGCGCCAGCGCGCCGACGCCTTTACGGAAAGGGCACGGGAGTACGGCTTGCCCCAGCCCAAGGGAATGTTGATTTTGGGCGTTCCCGGATGTGGGAAAACCCTCGTGGCAAAAACCACCTCGCGTCTGTGGGGATTGCCGCTGCTGAGACTAGATATGGGGCGCGTGTACGACGGTTCCACCGTTGGCAAATCCGAAGCCAACCTGCGCAACGCCCTGAAAACCGCCGAATCCCTTTCCCCAGCTATCCTGTTCATCGACGAGTTAGACAAAGCCTTCTCCGGTAGCGGTGGTTCTGCGGACTCCGATGGGGGTACTTCTGGTCGGATTTTTGGTTCTTTTCTTACCTGGATGCAAGAGAAAACCTCCCCAGTATTTGTCATGGCAACAGCGAACCGGGTAGAACGCTTGCCAGGGGAATTTCTCCGCAAAGGTCGCTTCGATGAAATCTTCTTTGTGGATTTACCAACCACAGAAGAACGTCAAGCCATTTTCAAAATTCACCTATCCAAGCGCCGCCGAGACATTTCTCGCTTCGACCTCGAACAACTAGCCAAAGTGTCCGAAGGGTTCTCCGGCGCAGAAATCGAGCAAGCGATCGTCGCTGCCATGTACGAAGCGTTTGCTCAAGAAAGAGAATTTACCCAGCTGGACATCATCGCCGCAATCAAAGCGACGTTGCCTCTATCGAAGACCATGACCGAACAGGTAACAGCCTTGCGAGATTGGGCCAGGCAGCGTGCGCGTCCAGCTGCATCCTCCGTCGCCGAATACCAGCGGCTGGAGTTCTAA
- a CDS encoding DUF1257 domain-containing protein, with product MSHFSTLRTKITDAEILKSSLRDLGITVKSNADVRGYNQQRVRADIVAVLEGDYDLGWSKNSDGTFDLIADLWGVAKKHNQTELINAINQKYAVNKTLSEVRNNSSLQNANVQVVAQK from the coding sequence ATGTCTCACTTCAGCACCCTGCGCACCAAAATCACCGACGCTGAAATCCTAAAATCTTCCCTGCGCGATCTAGGCATCACCGTGAAAAGCAATGCCGATGTGCGCGGTTACAACCAGCAGCGCGTTCGTGCTGATATCGTCGCCGTTCTCGAAGGCGACTATGACCTAGGTTGGTCCAAAAATAGCGACGGCACCTTCGATTTAATCGCCGACCTCTGGGGCGTTGCCAAAAAGCACAATCAAACCGAGTTGATCAACGCCATCAACCAGAAGTATGCCGTTAACAAAACGCTGTCTGAAGTACGCAACAACAGCAGCTTGCAAAACGCTAACGTTCAGGTCGTTGCCCAAAAGTAA
- the arsS gene encoding arsenosugar biosynthesis radical SAM (seleno)protein ArsS (Some members of this family are selenoproteins.): MVQTTRITPFARKLDAPFRKHTINVLQVNLGKRCNLACTHCHVEASPKRTEELSPQTCEQLLEIIRRFPQIDTVDLTGGAPEMLYGFKAIVREARRHGKNVIVRSNLTIYFEPGYEDIPEFCQQHQTQIVASLPCYLQDNVDKMRGAGVYDASIDALQWLNRLGYGKDPQLILDLVYNPQLPKTADDFSLPPSQEKLTQDYKQFLQEKFGIVFNNLYTIANLPVGRTKEYLKRQDLHQSYLAFLEDNFNASTVEYLMCRNELSVDYLGNVYDCDFHQMEGLPAKSKTGEPVTLQMLLEANRLDVIDEIQTAAYCYGCTAGCGSSCGGALLE; encoded by the coding sequence ATGGTTCAGACGACACGAATTACGCCGTTTGCAAGAAAATTAGATGCGCCATTTCGCAAACATACGATTAACGTTTTGCAGGTTAATTTGGGAAAACGCTGCAATTTGGCTTGCACGCACTGTCATGTGGAAGCTAGCCCCAAACGCACGGAGGAACTTTCTCCCCAAACCTGCGAACAGTTGTTGGAAATTATCCGCCGTTTTCCCCAAATTGATACGGTGGATTTGACGGGTGGTGCCCCGGAAATGCTGTATGGCTTTAAAGCGATTGTTCGGGAAGCGCGCCGACATGGTAAAAATGTTATTGTACGCTCCAATTTAACTATTTATTTTGAACCGGGATATGAGGATATTCCGGAATTTTGCCAGCAGCATCAAACGCAAATTGTGGCTTCTCTGCCTTGTTATTTACAAGATAATGTGGATAAAATGCGCGGTGCTGGGGTTTACGATGCATCGATTGATGCTTTGCAATGGTTGAATCGTTTGGGATACGGGAAAGACCCGCAGTTAATTTTGGATTTGGTTTACAATCCTCAGTTGCCGAAGACTGCCGATGATTTTTCGCTGCCGCCTTCCCAGGAGAAATTAACCCAAGATTACAAGCAGTTTTTACAGGAAAAGTTTGGGATTGTTTTTAATAATTTATATACTATTGCTAATTTGCCTGTGGGGCGTACCAAGGAGTATTTGAAAAGACAGGATCTTCATCAGTCTTATTTGGCGTTTTTAGAGGATAATTTTAACGCTTCGACGGTAGAATATCTGATGTGTCGCAACGAACTTTCGGTGGATTATTTGGGCAATGTTTACGATTGCGATTTCCATCAGATGGAAGGGTTGCCTGCGAAAAGCAAAACGGGAGAACCGGTGACGTTACAGATGCTGTTGGAGGCAAATCGTTTGGATGTGATTGATGAGATTCAAACGGCTGCCTACTGCTATGGCTGCACGGCTGGTTGTGGTTCTAGTTGTGGGGGTGCTTTATTGGAATAA
- the arsM gene encoding arsenosugar biosynthesis arsenite methyltransferase ArsM, protein MSYLETTANFYRDVAETPETGLCCVQNNPQQLPGLNIPSVMQEMNYGCGTTVQPTELVGSPTVLYIGVGGGLEALQFAYFSRKPEAIIAVEPVAEMREAAQRNLALAAESNDWFDPNYVKIVEGDAFALPVADNSVDIIAQNCLFNIFEPSDLRKALQEAHRVLKPGGRLSMSDPIATRPIPEHLQKDERLRAMCLSGALPYEEYVQHLIDAGFGTVEVRARRPYRLLEAKTYNLDSDLLLESLDTVSSKVPVPADGACVFTGKTAIYRGCQESFDDGDGHILQPGVPASVCDKTAKKLATNFPEDILVTDSTWHYFGGGCC, encoded by the coding sequence ATGAGCTACCTCGAAACCACTGCCAACTTTTACCGCGACGTTGCCGAAACCCCAGAAACCGGGCTGTGCTGCGTACAAAACAATCCCCAACAACTCCCCGGGTTGAACATCCCATCCGTCATGCAAGAAATGAACTACGGCTGCGGCACCACCGTGCAACCCACAGAACTGGTTGGTTCGCCCACAGTTCTCTATATCGGCGTTGGCGGTGGCTTGGAAGCCTTGCAATTTGCCTATTTCTCCCGCAAGCCAGAAGCCATTATTGCCGTGGAACCCGTGGCAGAAATGCGAGAAGCCGCCCAACGCAATTTAGCTCTCGCTGCCGAAAGCAACGATTGGTTCGACCCCAACTACGTCAAAATCGTAGAAGGGGATGCCTTTGCTTTACCAGTTGCCGATAATTCTGTGGATATCATCGCCCAAAATTGCCTTTTTAATATCTTTGAACCCAGCGACTTGCGCAAGGCTTTACAAGAAGCGCATCGGGTTTTAAAACCAGGGGGTCGCCTTTCCATGAGCGATCCAATTGCTACGCGCCCCATTCCCGAACATTTACAAAAAGACGAACGCTTGCGTGCCATGTGTTTGTCGGGGGCATTACCCTATGAAGAGTACGTGCAGCATTTGATAGATGCTGGTTTTGGTACGGTAGAAGTTCGCGCCCGTCGCCCCTATCGCTTGTTAGAAGCAAAAACTTATAATTTAGATAGCGATTTGCTGTTAGAAAGTTTGGATACGGTGTCTTCTAAAGTTCCAGTTCCCGCCGACGGTGCCTGTGTTTTTACTGGCAAAACAGCCATTTATCGCGGTTGTCAAGAAAGTTTTGACGATGGCGATGGTCATATTTTACAACCTGGCGTGCCGGCTTCGGTTTGCGATAAAACGGCTAAAAAATTAGCTACGAATTTTCCCGAAGATATTTTGGTTACCGATTCCACCTGGCATTATTTTGGTGGCGGTTGCTGTTAG
- a CDS encoding protein kinase, with amino-acid sequence MGNFPDFTSKGYQVIRELGTSRQGGRSTYLARRIDAADSTATQQAVIKYFQFDNATAKWSGFRAIEQEVQVLQNLDHPGIPRYLDAWELSHGFALVQEYKPAQSLATSCIWSPEQIKQIAIAVLEILQYLQEQVPPIIHRDIKPENILIDEESLQAYLVDFGIAQIGMARSQLTDTTAGTFGFMAPEQLYNDELSTATDLYGLGTTLITLLTGTPSYAIGQLFDYNSNRWQFRHLLSHLSRQWLDWLDKMVAPNPRHRFSSAAAALHALKPIAVRRTPILKIHNFPDLWQATILEEQLQRQIALTNDVPATTLQGHWTIVEHPHDPPSSKYHPWIHIQPTHFEGNEIRCQLSIDTSQLKANSTYERTLKLHTNAVEPTYTLPLRVRTASIPTGVPQLPHKWLLGLFLLVFATVGLAIASVGTVGAIALAGVGGGVVGTCFGSLSFLNPSYQNSSSIVEKIFLPIPATAISAIVVVLASWWGTGLGNLPIAILFGAISGSLSGYFAAKWGFWDFQEQSHPAASQIQFGTIIGGIAGMLAGIPIGGKLSQLAVSATDIGRLLTIGLLLAILGGAVGTALGVATRIWGYAIYQYLKQRKLPQWIAVATPVLTVGSALSLVVGWGLRSLLDITDLWLSVVWVVATASSISLVALILYFYLRRLWVVVSYRRYEQNLIEP; translated from the coding sequence ATGGGCAACTTCCCAGATTTCACCTCAAAAGGCTATCAAGTCATTCGCGAACTCGGCACATCGAGACAAGGCGGTCGCAGCACCTATTTAGCGCGGCGTATCGATGCTGCCGACAGTACCGCGACACAACAGGCTGTCATTAAATATTTTCAATTTGATAACGCCACCGCGAAATGGTCCGGGTTTCGTGCCATCGAGCAGGAAGTACAGGTCTTGCAAAACTTAGACCATCCCGGAATTCCGCGCTATCTTGATGCGTGGGAATTGTCCCATGGTTTTGCTTTGGTGCAAGAATATAAACCAGCTCAGTCTTTAGCCACATCGTGCATTTGGAGTCCAGAGCAAATCAAACAAATCGCGATCGCAGTTTTAGAAATCCTGCAATACCTGCAAGAACAGGTACCCCCCATCATTCACCGAGATATCAAACCAGAAAATATCCTCATCGACGAAGAATCGCTACAAGCCTATTTAGTCGATTTTGGCATTGCCCAGATAGGAATGGCGCGATCGCAGCTCACCGATACCACCGCCGGCACCTTTGGGTTCATGGCACCCGAACAGCTTTACAACGACGAACTAAGCACCGCCACCGACTTGTACGGTTTGGGAACCACATTAATCACTTTACTCACCGGCACTCCCTCCTACGCCATCGGTCAGCTATTTGACTACAACAGCAACCGCTGGCAATTTCGCCATTTGCTCTCCCACCTCAGCCGGCAGTGGTTGGATTGGCTAGATAAAATGGTTGCCCCCAACCCCCGCCATCGTTTTTCTTCAGCAGCGGCTGCCCTCCACGCCTTGAAACCCATCGCCGTTCGCCGCACCCCCATTTTAAAAATTCATAATTTTCCCGACCTGTGGCAAGCCACCATTTTAGAAGAACAACTGCAACGGCAAATTGCCCTCACCAACGACGTTCCCGCAACCACCTTGCAGGGTCATTGGACCATTGTCGAACATCCCCACGATCCGCCATCATCAAAATACCACCCATGGATTCATATTCAACCCACCCATTTTGAGGGCAACGAAATTCGCTGCCAGCTAAGCATCGATACCAGCCAGCTCAAAGCAAACAGCACCTACGAACGGACCCTCAAACTGCACACCAACGCCGTCGAACCCACCTACACGCTGCCTTTGCGGGTTCGCACTGCCTCCATCCCCACCGGCGTTCCCCAACTGCCCCATAAATGGCTGCTGGGATTATTTTTGTTGGTTTTTGCTACCGTGGGATTGGCTATAGCCAGCGTTGGTACAGTCGGTGCGATCGCGTTAGCCGGTGTTGGTGGTGGCGTGGTGGGCACTTGTTTTGGCAGTTTGAGCTTTCTCAACCCCAGCTACCAAAACAGTAGCAGTATCGTCGAAAAAATCTTTCTCCCCATCCCAGCTACCGCCATCTCCGCCATTGTCGTGGTCTTGGCAAGTTGGTGGGGAACGGGTTTGGGGAATTTACCCATCGCTATCTTATTTGGTGCCATCAGCGGCAGTTTATCGGGGTATTTCGCCGCCAAATGGGGATTTTGGGATTTTCAAGAGCAAAGCCATCCCGCTGCCTCCCAGATACAGTTTGGCACCATCATTGGCGGTATCGCAGGCATGTTGGCGGGAATTCCCATCGGCGGCAAACTTTCCCAACTGGCGGTATCGGCTACCGATATCGGTCGTTTGCTGACTATTGGTCTGTTGCTGGCAATTTTGGGGGGTGCCGTCGGAACGGCGTTAGGCGTCGCTACTCGTATTTGGGGTTATGCCATTTATCAGTATTTAAAACAACGCAAATTGCCTCAGTGGATTGCCGTGGCAACGCCAGTGCTGACTGTGGGTTCGGCGTTGAGTTTGGTGGTGGGTTGGGGATTGCGATCGCTTTTGGATATAACAGATTTATGGCTATCGGTGGTTTGGGTTGTAGCTACCGCCTCCAGCATTTCCCTGGTTGCCCTCATCCTCTATTTTTACCTGCGGCGTTTGTGGGTTGTTGTTTCCTACCGTCGCTACGAACAAAATTTAATCGAACCCTAG
- the rsmG gene encoding 16S rRNA (guanine(527)-N(7))-methyltransferase RsmG, producing MIEKLPLMPQVWLQTTGWQPSGEQQEKFQQLYAQICQVNRQVNLTRITESEEFWEKHIWDSVRGILPYFQMLENWDWGGEEIRVVDIGTGGGFPGFPAAIVFPRWRVTLLDSIGKKIACLRTMAGALELENVVPYCDRAEKLGQQEAYREQYHIALLRAVAPSAVCAEYALPLLQVGGVAVLYRGGWEKEQEKQLQVAVAELGGEIAAIAQQPTPMNKSDRHYIYIRKTASTPSQFPRNNVKKKRGG from the coding sequence ATGATAGAAAAACTACCATTGATGCCACAGGTGTGGTTGCAGACGACTGGGTGGCAACCGAGTGGGGAACAGCAAGAGAAATTTCAACAGCTATACGCGCAAATTTGTCAGGTGAATCGCCAGGTGAATTTAACGCGCATTACCGAATCTGAGGAGTTTTGGGAAAAGCATATTTGGGATTCGGTACGCGGCATTTTACCGTATTTTCAGATGCTGGAGAACTGGGATTGGGGTGGTGAGGAAATTCGGGTTGTTGATATTGGTACGGGGGGTGGGTTTCCGGGGTTTCCGGCGGCGATTGTGTTTCCCCGATGGCGGGTGACGTTGTTGGATTCGATTGGTAAGAAAATTGCCTGTTTGCGTACGATGGCTGGGGCTTTGGAATTGGAAAATGTGGTACCTTATTGCGATCGCGCGGAAAAATTAGGACAACAAGAGGCTTATCGGGAACAATACCACATTGCTCTGTTGCGTGCGGTTGCCCCCAGTGCGGTTTGTGCGGAATATGCTTTGCCGTTGTTGCAGGTGGGAGGCGTGGCGGTTTTGTATCGCGGCGGTTGGGAGAAGGAACAGGAGAAACAGTTACAAGTGGCGGTGGCGGAGTTGGGAGGGGAAATCGCTGCCATCGCACAACAGCCGACGCCGATGAACAAAAGCGATCGCCATTATATCTATATCCGCAAAACGGCATCCACGCCATCCCAGTTTCCGCGAAACAATGTTAAGAAAAAACGAGGCGGATAA
- a CDS encoding HAMP domain-containing sensor histidine kinase has product MFQTTRRRLAIWYATVTAVLLLLFASGVYWYFRTTLIDRIDDTLNHVTEVVAQSLVIEPTPDNPSGLRLNLEASLNQREQSLDDDRLDIEWFNTRGKLLWSTWWDPPDVPLNPHCEKQTVDLGDGQLLRQITKPLVVHQQMLGYLRVSHPWFEVTKPTRKLIVDLSIASAVAIVSVGTIGWFLSGLAMKPVRESYQRLKQFTADASHEMRNPLATIQTNVQVALAEAEAEKLPIHQQLQLVERLTRRLGRLVDDLLFLARQDSGAGISQSEEVALDALLLEIVEEQKAIAAEKQISLSLDIREPEHLSLDPDYWFVVSGNQNQLARLFTNLIGNAVQYTPSHPQAQVTVEIGYGKNHASHATTTSKSHSDQGWVQVTVRDNGIGIHPDALPHIFDRFYRVDPTRSQGIESGSGLGLSICTAIVANHHGDIHVDSEPQKGTTVRVALPAVTVTAEKS; this is encoded by the coding sequence ATGTTCCAAACCACCCGCCGCCGTCTAGCCATCTGGTACGCCACCGTCACGGCAGTATTGCTGCTGCTGTTTGCCAGTGGCGTATATTGGTATTTTCGCACGACGCTCATCGATCGCATAGACGATACCCTCAACCACGTGACAGAAGTGGTGGCGCAATCGTTGGTTATCGAACCCACCCCAGACAACCCCAGTGGTTTGCGTTTGAACTTAGAAGCCAGCCTCAACCAACGGGAACAATCCCTCGACGACGACCGTTTGGATATTGAATGGTTCAATACCAGAGGCAAACTCCTGTGGTCAACTTGGTGGGATCCTCCCGATGTTCCCCTCAATCCCCACTGCGAAAAACAAACGGTGGATTTGGGAGATGGTCAGCTTTTGCGCCAAATCACCAAACCTCTAGTAGTTCACCAGCAAATGCTGGGATACCTGCGGGTTAGCCATCCTTGGTTTGAAGTGACCAAACCTACCCGCAAGCTGATTGTCGATTTAAGCATTGCTTCGGCGGTGGCGATTGTTTCGGTGGGAACCATTGGTTGGTTTCTGTCGGGGTTGGCGATGAAACCAGTGCGCGAATCTTACCAACGTTTAAAACAGTTTACCGCCGATGCTTCCCACGAAATGCGCAATCCCCTGGCAACAATTCAAACCAACGTACAAGTGGCGCTGGCGGAGGCGGAGGCGGAAAAGTTACCCATTCACCAACAGCTGCAATTGGTGGAACGTTTGACCAGGCGATTGGGTCGCTTGGTTGACGATTTGTTGTTTTTGGCGCGTCAGGATAGCGGCGCTGGCATTTCCCAATCGGAAGAGGTGGCTTTGGATGCGTTGCTATTAGAAATTGTAGAAGAACAAAAAGCGATCGCGGCAGAAAAACAAATTTCCCTATCTCTAGATATTCGCGAACCAGAACATTTATCTCTAGACCCCGATTATTGGTTTGTGGTCTCTGGCAATCAAAACCAACTGGCGCGTTTGTTTACCAATTTAATTGGCAATGCCGTGCAATATACCCCTTCCCATCCCCAGGCGCAGGTAACGGTGGAAATTGGCTACGGCAAAAACCACGCCAGCCATGCCACCACTACCAGCAAAAGCCACAGCGACCAAGGATGGGTGCAGGTGACGGTTCGCGATAATGGCATTGGCATCCATCCCGATGCGTTACCCCATATTTTCGATCGCTTCTATCGTGTCGATCCTACCAGGTCGCAAGGTATTGAATCTGGGTCGGGATTGGGATTATCCATTTGCACTGCCATTGTTGCCAACCACCACGGCGATATTCACGTAGACAGCGAACCCCAAAAAGGCACCACGGTGCGGGTGGCGTTGCCGGCGGTAACGGTAACGGCAGAAAAATCCTAG
- a CDS encoding response regulator transcription factor, producing the protein MTGHILVVEDEANLARLLETELKYEGYEVTVAYEGLEGLSAARDKQPDLIVLDWMLPNLSGLELCRRLRTTGDKVPIILLTAKDEVSDRVAGLDAGADDYIVKPFSVEEMLARVRAHLRRYQPEDPEILHFEDLSLNRRTREVFRSDRAIELTPKEFDLLEYLMVHPRQVLTRDRILEQVWGYDFMGDSNIIEVYVRYLRLKLEAESEKRLIKTVRGVGYTLRE; encoded by the coding sequence ATGACAGGACATATTCTGGTTGTGGAAGATGAAGCCAACTTGGCTCGTCTGTTAGAAACCGAATTAAAATACGAAGGCTACGAAGTTACCGTGGCTTACGAGGGATTGGAAGGTTTGAGTGCGGCGCGGGATAAGCAACCGGATTTAATTGTGTTAGATTGGATGCTTCCCAATTTGTCGGGGTTGGAACTTTGTCGCCGCTTGCGCACCACTGGGGATAAAGTACCGATTATTTTGCTGACGGCGAAAGATGAAGTTAGCGATCGCGTGGCTGGTTTGGATGCTGGTGCCGATGATTACATCGTCAAACCTTTCAGCGTTGAAGAAATGCTAGCACGAGTTCGCGCCCATTTGCGCCGCTACCAGCCAGAAGACCCAGAAATTTTGCATTTTGAAGATTTAAGCCTCAACCGCCGCACCCGGGAAGTGTTTCGCAGCGATCGCGCCATCGAACTAACCCCCAAAGAATTTGACTTGTTAGAATATCTCATGGTTCATCCCCGACAAGTTTTAACCCGCGATCGCATTTTAGAACAAGTCTGGGGATACGATTTCATGGGCGATTCCAATATTATCGAAGTTTACGTACGCTACCTGCGCCTCAAACTAGAAGCCGAAAGCGAAAAACGGCTCATCAAAACCGTACGCGGTGTAGGCTATACATTGCGCGAATAA